One region of Pygocentrus nattereri isolate fPygNat1 chromosome 14, fPygNat1.pri, whole genome shotgun sequence genomic DNA includes:
- the cabp5b gene encoding calcium-binding protein 5b, which produces MFTHSLSQRREEMDLRLGPACIFLRGKHIQRKLVADEIEELREAFCEFDKDKDGFISCKDLGNLMRTMGYMPTEMELIELGQNINMNLGGRVDFEDFVDLMAPKLLAETAGMIGLKELKEAFKEFDLDGDGAITINELRHAMQKLLGETSNRKEIEDVVREADNNGDGTVDFEEFVKMMSQN; this is translated from the exons atgttCACACATTCATTGTCACAGCGACGGGAAGAGATGGATCTGCGTCTTGGCCCAGCCTGCATTTTCCTCCGAGGCAAACACATC CAGCGGAAACTGGTCGCTGATGAGATAGAAG agctGAGGGAGGCCTTTTGTGAGTTTGATAAGGATAAGGATGGATTTATCAGCTGTAAAGATCTGGGTAATCTGATGAGGACTATGGGATACATGCCTACTGAGATGGAACTGATAGAACTTGGCCAGAACATCAACATGAACC TCGGAGGGCGAGTAGACTTTGAGGACTTTGTGGACCTCATGGCTCCTAAGCTGTTGGCCGAGACGGCTGGAATGATCGGCCTGAAGGAGCTAAAGGAAGCATTCAAAGAG ttTGATTTAGATGGTGATGGTGCCATTACTATTAATGAGTTGAGGCATGCCATGCAGAAGCTGCTTGGGGAGACTTCCAACAGGAAAGAGATTGAAGACGTGGTGAGAGAGGCAGACAACAATGGAGATGGAACAGTGGACTTTGAGG aATTCGTCAAAATGATGTCACAGAACTGA